From a region of the Paenibacillus lutimineralis genome:
- a CDS encoding DUF4097 family beta strand repeat-containing protein → MRNGKRWSFLAIALIIIGFAGMAYQGFEFGDDLPSYNQKLTFAELNSLSINSDYDVDVTFIKSPDGTDYVEVRGNMEEETIDKLKNADTSTKDFTLDLKRKFRWSFMQINFQSNNQHITVALANPTRLEQFAVKLGSNNGSFSELNAGNVTINGTSGNIKANSVNTNHFTIHSTSGNITTTDIKADTEIKLTSGTIKVTNLDGAATLQTTSGNIKAENVKGTADVSLKSGDINFNNFTGDGKFNNVSGNITLKNQRSDSLDISLQSGNVRLSADPGFKGIYDLRTTSGNIKSPESPGQTQDLIKVRATSGNIRIQD, encoded by the coding sequence ATGAGAAACGGAAAACGCTGGTCATTTCTAGCGATAGCGCTCATTATTATTGGCTTTGCCGGTATGGCATATCAAGGGTTCGAATTCGGGGATGACCTCCCCTCCTACAATCAGAAGCTGACTTTTGCCGAGCTGAATTCCTTGTCGATTAACAGTGACTACGATGTGGATGTAACGTTTATTAAGAGTCCGGACGGCACCGATTACGTTGAGGTTAGGGGGAATATGGAGGAGGAGACGATCGATAAGCTCAAAAACGCCGATACATCAACTAAAGACTTCACTCTTGATCTGAAGAGAAAATTCAGATGGAGCTTCATGCAAATCAACTTCCAGTCCAATAATCAGCATATTACAGTAGCGCTGGCCAATCCCACACGACTAGAACAATTTGCTGTCAAATTAGGATCCAACAACGGAAGTTTCTCGGAGTTGAATGCGGGAAATGTCACTATCAACGGTACATCCGGCAATATTAAAGCTAATTCCGTCAACACAAATCACTTCACTATCCACTCCACCTCCGGTAATATTACAACGACTGACATTAAGGCGGATACAGAAATCAAGCTTACTTCAGGAACGATCAAAGTTACCAATCTGGATGGTGCTGCTACGTTGCAGACAACCTCGGGCAATATCAAAGCTGAGAATGTGAAAGGCACAGCTGATGTGTCTTTAAAGAGCGGCGATATCAACTTTAATAACTTCACAGGAGATGGCAAATTCAATAACGTCTCGGGTAATATTACACTGAAAAATCAGCGTTCGGATTCTTTGGACATCTCGCTCCAATCCGGCAATGTTCGACTATCCGCTGATCCTGGATTCAAAGGAATATACGATCTGCGTACGACCTCAGGCAACATTAAGTCTCCCGAATCTCCCGGACAAACCCAAGATTTGATCAAGGTTCGAGCAACTTCGGGCAATATCCGAATCCAAGACTAA
- a CDS encoding methyl-accepting chemotaxis protein, producing the protein MKKRIRITLLISMIIVAAVPSVLSMILNHDGMVSSLVILGISLVVALVAAWFTIHFIASPLSRLVEMTQTVSLGDLTKRIASTQRKDEIGELSNHFQRLVDNLSDTITSVRDTTGNVARSAEQLASGAEQTTKAIEDVTVAIQEMAGASEQQKDSVEIGIHEMDNMSSQILSITEHIREVTETMEKTNATAEEGNASVLSVVEKIEHIQHTVDDLGNVIQTLGALSENIGGIVEAITGIAKQTSLLALNASIEAARAGEEGRGFAVVASEVRKLAEESEHSAHQIEDLIGNIQSEVHLAQQSMENAKLGVNEGIVAVDTSGRSFSRIRKAVRVAASKMEEVSGAAQELQNGAQKVTESINGISSISESNLDNVRTISAAAEEQLASIQEVAASSNDLSRMALQLEELVKRFKVQRL; encoded by the coding sequence ATGAAGAAACGCATACGCATTACTTTGTTGATCTCGATGATCATTGTTGCTGCTGTGCCAAGTGTATTAAGTATGATATTGAATCATGACGGCATGGTAAGCAGTCTAGTCATCTTGGGGATTTCATTGGTTGTCGCGTTGGTTGCAGCATGGTTTACAATCCATTTCATTGCCTCACCATTGAGCCGTCTGGTGGAGATGACACAAACAGTAAGCTTGGGGGATTTAACAAAGAGAATAGCAAGTACACAGCGGAAGGATGAGATCGGCGAACTGTCCAATCATTTTCAACGATTGGTGGACAATTTGAGCGATACGATTACAAGCGTTCGCGATACGACGGGGAATGTGGCCCGTTCTGCTGAGCAGCTTGCTTCCGGAGCTGAGCAGACGACGAAAGCCATCGAGGATGTAACGGTAGCGATTCAGGAGATGGCGGGTGCCAGCGAACAACAGAAGGATAGTGTTGAGATCGGTATTCATGAGATGGACAATATGTCGAGTCAGATCCTATCGATTACTGAGCATATTCGAGAGGTTACAGAGACGATGGAGAAGACTAACGCAACCGCTGAGGAGGGAAATGCTTCAGTATTAAGCGTTGTCGAGAAGATTGAGCATATACAACATACCGTGGATGACCTGGGCAACGTCATACAGACACTCGGCGCGCTGTCAGAGAATATTGGTGGTATCGTCGAAGCTATTACCGGGATCGCCAAGCAGACAAGCCTACTCGCACTGAACGCCTCGATTGAGGCGGCGAGAGCTGGAGAAGAAGGGCGGGGCTTCGCGGTAGTCGCTTCCGAGGTCCGTAAGCTGGCCGAGGAATCCGAGCATTCGGCACATCAGATTGAAGATTTAATCGGAAATATTCAGAGTGAGGTCCATCTTGCTCAGCAATCAATGGAGAATGCTAAGCTAGGGGTAAATGAAGGCATCGTTGCAGTAGACACTTCTGGCCGTTCCTTCTCGAGGATTCGTAAAGCGGTTCGTGTAGCCGCATCCAAGATGGAAGAGGTATCTGGTGCCGCGCAAGAACTACAGAACGGAGCCCAGAAGGTAACCGAGTCGATCAACGGTATCTCATCGATTTCCGAGAGTAATTTGGATAATGTACGCACCATTTCTGCTGCGGCTGAGGAACAGCTTGCCTCTATTCAGGAGGTCGCCGCGTCCTCTAATGATCTATCGAGAATGGCACTCCAATTAGAGGAATTGGTCAAGAGGTTCAAGGTTCAGAGATTGTAG
- a CDS encoding winged helix-turn-helix transcriptional regulator, which translates to MSVKEINPAERAFGSATQPFKTPGEEQKMKLEEMAGVPVFCPVTQRVIIVSPNPTEVYELLRDLSEGCFDVLVFHHLEQGIRNAQAADLLIFDFTFYREIGDAAAIQTLMKQTGDVPCLLLVNESVLAGLDQGLMNHELLVWPARKGEILYHAQRIIRNQGERSTSLSVLNGSSPTVYKDLWIDRKKMAVYKDGVQIELTKTEYELFIQLLDHEGTVLSREELLSEIWGTTFLGGSNIVDVHIKSLRKKLGDRAVDSLYIATVRGVGYRLAD; encoded by the coding sequence ATGTCGGTCAAAGAAATAAATCCTGCGGAAAGAGCCTTTGGCTCGGCGACGCAGCCATTCAAGACCCCGGGGGAAGAGCAGAAAATGAAGCTGGAAGAGATGGCCGGGGTTCCGGTCTTCTGTCCGGTAACGCAGCGGGTCATTATCGTTAGTCCGAACCCGACGGAGGTTTATGAATTGCTTCGGGATTTATCGGAGGGCTGCTTTGACGTACTGGTGTTCCACCATTTGGAGCAAGGGATACGCAATGCACAAGCCGCCGATTTACTCATCTTCGACTTTACCTTCTACCGTGAGATTGGGGATGCTGCAGCCATTCAAACCTTGATGAAGCAGACGGGGGATGTTCCTTGTCTTCTGCTCGTCAATGAATCCGTCCTTGCCGGGCTGGATCAGGGCCTGATGAACCATGAGCTTCTCGTATGGCCGGCAAGAAAGGGAGAGATCCTCTACCACGCGCAGCGGATTATTCGCAACCAAGGGGAACGCAGTACATCCTTAAGCGTGCTGAATGGCAGCTCCCCAACCGTGTATAAGGATCTGTGGATTGATCGCAAGAAGATGGCTGTATACAAGGATGGAGTACAGATTGAGCTGACCAAGACGGAATATGAACTGTTCATTCAACTCTTAGACCATGAAGGAACCGTGCTATCTCGCGAGGAACTGCTATCAGAAATTTGGGGAACAACCTTCCTGGGCGGCAGCAACATCGTTGATGTTCATATCAAGAGTCTGCGTAAGAAGCTTGGCGACCGGGCAGTGGATTCCCTGTATATTGCCACAGTGAGAGGTGTAGGTTATCGTCTGGCGGATTAA
- a CDS encoding Fur family transcriptional regulator, producing MKSLNLTTQRQAVYDVVRRANDHPTAAEVMNRLVEQGYNFAYGTVYNSLRYLTEKEMIRELKLGEAASRYDAKLDDHQHILCEVCGRVDEVMTCVPDDWSNAVAKETGYDVHHAHVVFGGVCPACRSKK from the coding sequence ATGAAATCATTAAATTTAACGACTCAGCGCCAAGCTGTCTACGATGTCGTCCGTAGAGCGAATGACCATCCAACGGCTGCTGAGGTCATGAATCGGCTTGTCGAGCAGGGATACAATTTTGCTTATGGAACGGTATATAATTCACTGCGATATTTGACAGAGAAGGAAATGATCCGTGAATTGAAGCTCGGTGAAGCAGCGAGCCGCTACGATGCCAAGCTGGATGACCATCAGCATATTCTGTGTGAAGTTTGCGGACGTGTAGATGAAGTTATGACATGTGTACCCGATGATTGGAGCAATGCTGTTGCCAAAGAAACCGGATACGATGTTCATCATGCTCATGTCGTATTCGGGGGGGTGTGCCCAGCATGTCGGTCAAAGAAATAA
- a CDS encoding PadR family transcriptional regulator, whose translation MDINVQFKKGALELCILVLIHERDRYGYELAQSVSEHIEIAEGALYPLLRRLVNDGYCTTYLQESTEGPPRKYYKLTAQGELHMRELIVEWKHFVNSVSSLIEKGSKS comes from the coding sequence TTGGATATCAATGTTCAATTCAAAAAGGGCGCCCTTGAGCTCTGTATACTCGTACTTATTCATGAGCGTGACCGATATGGATACGAGCTGGCTCAATCCGTATCGGAGCATATTGAGATCGCGGAAGGGGCACTGTATCCTCTGCTGCGGCGGCTCGTGAACGATGGATATTGTACAACATATTTACAGGAATCAACGGAGGGACCGCCTCGTAAGTATTACAAGTTAACCGCTCAAGGGGAACTCCATATGAGGGAGCTTATCGTCGAGTGGAAGCATTTCGTCAACAGTGTATCATCCTTGATTGAGAAAGGGAGTAAGTCATGA
- a CDS encoding spore germination protein — MKEKLSRRLAQNEEALKKIFQDSSDLVYRSVQFTESRKGLVVYIEGIIDTKGVEQHIISPLIEGLVKAEGPVERLSELPFTRISLTQMAAASDWPGVIEAILTAHVVIFMDDSNEALTFDVKGGSRRSVEEPSTETVIRGPREGFTESLRINTALLRFKIKTEKMRLKPLVVGKITKTDVAVAYIDGLAKKDLVDSVIDRLNQIDMDGILESGYIEEWIEDNPYSPFPQIQYSERPDTIAAQLLEGKVAIFVDGTPFVLVAPVTLWQLLQSSEDYYERYFITNFIRWIRLFFLLLALMLPGLYIAVTTYHQDMLPSSLILSIATAREAIPFPAIIEALIMEISFEALQEAGIRLPKTIGQAVSILGALVIGQAAVQAGIVSAPIVIVVSMTGIASFTLPRFNLATTVRLLRFLIMILAALFGLFGIVIGTVWILVHLTQLKSFGVPYLLGVSPYRPRDFKDIFVRVPMWKMSERPYSSSPDNIRRAGIRKLRGGGEENEGW, encoded by the coding sequence ATGAAGGAGAAGCTTAGTCGCAGGCTTGCACAGAATGAGGAGGCTCTAAAAAAAATATTTCAGGACAGCTCTGATCTGGTGTACCGGAGTGTTCAGTTTACCGAATCACGGAAAGGGCTTGTTGTATACATTGAAGGGATTATCGATACGAAAGGGGTCGAGCAGCATATTATATCGCCCCTGATCGAAGGCTTGGTTAAGGCAGAGGGGCCGGTAGAACGGCTTAGCGAGCTGCCCTTCACCCGCATATCTTTAACACAGATGGCTGCTGCATCGGATTGGCCGGGTGTGATTGAAGCGATTCTGACTGCACATGTCGTTATTTTTATGGATGATTCGAATGAGGCGCTGACCTTCGATGTGAAGGGCGGATCCAGGCGTAGCGTGGAGGAGCCGTCTACGGAGACGGTGATTCGCGGGCCGCGCGAGGGCTTCACGGAATCGCTGCGGATTAATACTGCGTTGCTGCGCTTCAAGATTAAGACGGAGAAGATGAGGTTAAAGCCGCTCGTCGTTGGCAAGATCACAAAGACGGATGTGGCTGTTGCATATATCGATGGGTTAGCTAAAAAGGATCTGGTTGATAGCGTGATAGATCGGCTTAATCAGATCGATATGGATGGAATTCTGGAGTCAGGCTATATCGAGGAGTGGATTGAGGATAATCCGTACTCCCCATTTCCGCAAATACAATATTCTGAGCGCCCGGACACGATTGCTGCGCAGCTGCTGGAGGGGAAGGTAGCCATCTTTGTCGATGGTACGCCGTTCGTGCTGGTAGCTCCAGTAACATTGTGGCAGCTGCTTCAGTCCAGCGAAGACTATTATGAACGTTATTTTATCACCAATTTCATCCGCTGGATTCGCCTCTTCTTCCTGCTTCTCGCGTTAATGCTGCCAGGGCTCTATATCGCCGTAACGACATATCATCAGGATATGCTTCCTTCCTCTCTCATTCTAAGCATTGCTACGGCCCGCGAAGCTATTCCGTTCCCGGCCATTATCGAGGCCTTAATTATGGAGATCTCGTTCGAGGCGCTTCAGGAAGCGGGCATCCGGCTGCCGAAGACGATCGGTCAGGCAGTGAGTATCCTTGGTGCTCTCGTTATTGGACAAGCCGCGGTACAGGCGGGTATCGTCTCGGCCCCGATTGTGATCGTGGTGTCCATGACAGGGATCGCCTCATTCACACTGCCGCGCTTCAATCTCGCGACAACGGTGAGGCTGTTGCGCTTCTTAATCATGATTTTAGCTGCGTTATTCGGCCTGTTCGGGATTGTCATAGGTACGGTCTGGATTCTCGTCCACTTGACCCAATTGAAGTCTTTTGGAGTTCCTTATTTGCTGGGAGTATCTCCTTATCGCCCGAGAGACTTCAAGGATATCTTCGTCCGTGTTCCTATGTGGAAGATGTCTGAGCGTCCTTATTCGTCCTCGCCGGACAATATAAGAAGGGCCGGAATTCGTAAGTTGAGGGGGGGCGGCGAAGAGAATGAAGGCTGGTAA
- a CDS encoding Nramp family divalent metal transporter, translated as MEKEKFLHKTQNGLSLAEINNTVPIPQNAGFWRKLLAYTGPGALVAVGYMDPGNWVTSIAGGAQYGYLLLAVILISNLIAMLLQSMSAKLGIVTGMDLAQATRLRSGKKLGFILWIITELAIMATDIAEVIGSAVALNLLFNIPLLLGVIITVLDVFLLLILARFGFRKIEAIVATLIATILVIFLYEVIIAQPNIAHMFGGFVPKPEIVTDKGALFLALGIVGATVMPHNLYLHSSIVQARQYDRNNRAAIKEAVKFTTIDSNIQLSIAFVINCLLLILGASLFFGYSGELDTLGQLYRALSDNAIVGAIASPLLSVLFAVALLASGQNSTITGTLTGQIVMEGFIRMRMPLWARRMITRVIAIIPVIVCIIVFGDTESVVEHLLIYTQVFLSVALPFSIIPLTIFTSNEKLMGEFKNRMWVVILAWVIAVALTVLNIWLIITTFQ; from the coding sequence ATGGAAAAAGAGAAGTTTCTACACAAAACACAAAATGGATTAAGCCTAGCTGAAATAAATAATACGGTTCCTATACCTCAGAATGCAGGTTTTTGGAGAAAGCTTCTAGCCTATACCGGACCCGGCGCATTGGTGGCCGTTGGTTACATGGATCCCGGTAACTGGGTTACCTCCATTGCCGGCGGTGCCCAATACGGTTACTTACTCTTGGCCGTTATTCTGATCTCCAATCTGATCGCGATGTTGCTGCAAAGTATGTCCGCCAAACTGGGGATTGTCACGGGTATGGACCTGGCTCAGGCTACACGCCTGAGATCAGGCAAGAAGCTCGGCTTCATCCTATGGATTATAACCGAGCTAGCTATTATGGCTACGGATATTGCCGAGGTTATCGGTAGTGCGGTTGCACTCAATTTATTATTTAATATTCCGCTGCTTCTCGGCGTTATTATCACAGTACTCGACGTCTTCCTGTTATTGATTCTGGCACGCTTCGGGTTTAGGAAGATTGAGGCCATTGTGGCCACGTTAATCGCTACGATCTTAGTGATCTTCCTGTACGAGGTCATTATAGCTCAGCCCAATATAGCCCATATGTTCGGCGGCTTCGTTCCGAAACCGGAAATCGTAACTGACAAAGGCGCCTTGTTCCTCGCACTCGGGATTGTGGGAGCTACGGTAATGCCCCATAATCTGTACTTGCATTCTTCAATCGTTCAAGCGCGACAATATGACCGCAACAACCGTGCTGCTATTAAGGAAGCAGTTAAATTCACAACAATTGATTCGAATATTCAGTTGTCGATCGCTTTTGTCATCAACTGCCTGCTGCTCATACTCGGTGCTTCCCTGTTCTTCGGATACAGCGGTGAACTGGATACCTTAGGACAGCTCTATCGTGCCTTAAGCGATAACGCCATCGTAGGTGCCATCGCTAGTCCGCTGCTTAGCGTTCTATTTGCAGTCGCCCTGCTCGCGTCCGGGCAGAACTCGACGATCACAGGTACATTAACCGGGCAGATCGTAATGGAAGGCTTCATAAGAATGAGGATGCCATTGTGGGCAAGAAGAATGATCACACGTGTTATAGCCATTATTCCTGTTATTGTATGTATCATTGTATTTGGAGACACCGAATCGGTCGTTGAACATCTTCTGATCTATACACAAGTATTCTTAAGCGTCGCCCTTCCGTTCTCCATCATTCCGCTGACAATCTTCACTAGTAATGAGAAGTTGATGGGCGAGTTCAAGAACCGGATGTGGGTTGTCATTTTGGCCTGGGTGATCGCTGTAGCCCTGACTGTACTGAATATTTGGCTAATCATTACGACATTCCAATAA
- a CDS encoding Ger(x)C family spore germination protein: MKAGKSKRALLCCCLITMGMLCGCWDRVEINDVAFVIGSSFDKINDKFVSTVQIALPSQLGGTGSEGGGGGTSGNQNYLLISKKAQTMYLATKEIQDSLSRILNFSHRRLMIFGEGFARDGIGNKIDILGRFPQNRLSAYVVLTRGRAYDILTAEAPIEQFPAEMAREIAKSSIRNPMNVKRMVNKLLSDGVDLYLPVMSVKDSSKEVPNKSKSLISIDGLGVFKDDRLVGLLNEEDGLMALLGMGESLNPKIILPRGGKDKLITINLSEPKTWWTPSVQDSQFAIAIHFQGKGSILENTSNEDIENENLSGLEEQCRNYINANLSRVVEKLQREYQSDIFGFGQVIKSRYPQEWEKVKDRWHEVYPTVEVSIHSTIHLESTNQLMNSLSTRGGRQNND; the protein is encoded by the coding sequence ATGAAGGCTGGTAAGTCCAAGCGTGCATTACTCTGCTGTTGCTTGATCACAATGGGAATGCTGTGCGGATGCTGGGACAGGGTCGAGATCAACGATGTTGCCTTCGTGATCGGTTCCTCCTTCGATAAAATCAATGACAAGTTTGTATCGACTGTACAAATTGCCCTCCCCAGCCAGCTTGGAGGCACAGGGAGTGAAGGAGGCGGTGGAGGAACGTCTGGCAATCAGAACTATCTTCTGATCTCTAAGAAGGCACAGACGATGTATTTGGCTACTAAAGAGATCCAGGATAGCCTGTCGCGGATTTTGAATTTTTCCCACCGCAGACTCATGATTTTTGGGGAAGGGTTTGCCCGTGATGGCATTGGGAATAAAATAGACATTCTTGGCCGATTTCCACAAAATAGGTTGAGCGCGTACGTTGTGCTTACTCGAGGGAGGGCCTATGATATTCTGACCGCAGAGGCCCCTATAGAGCAATTCCCGGCTGAAATGGCGCGGGAAATCGCCAAGAGTTCCATCAGAAATCCTATGAACGTCAAGCGAATGGTCAATAAATTGTTGAGTGATGGCGTGGATCTTTATCTTCCCGTCATGAGTGTTAAGGATAGCAGTAAGGAAGTGCCTAATAAATCCAAGAGCTTGATTTCCATTGATGGACTTGGTGTATTCAAGGATGATCGACTTGTCGGTTTGCTAAATGAAGAAGATGGACTAATGGCTTTATTGGGAATGGGCGAGTCATTAAATCCAAAGATTATCCTTCCTCGCGGAGGCAAGGACAAGCTAATTACCATTAATTTGAGTGAGCCGAAGACATGGTGGACCCCTAGTGTGCAAGATTCGCAATTTGCGATCGCTATCCATTTTCAGGGCAAGGGGTCTATTCTTGAGAATACTTCCAACGAGGACATCGAGAATGAGAACCTCAGCGGACTAGAGGAGCAATGCCGCAATTACATCAATGCGAATTTGAGTCGTGTCGTGGAGAAACTTCAACGTGAGTACCAATCGGATATATTTGGATTCGGACAAGTGATTAAGAGCCGCTATCCACAGGAATGGGAAAAGGTCAAGGACAGATGGCATGAAGTTTATCCGACGGTGGAGGTCTCGATACATTCAACAATTCATCTGGAGAGCACCAACCAGCTAATGAATTCACTCTCTACCAGGGGAGGGCGTCAGAACAATGATTGA
- a CDS encoding HAAS signaling domain-containing protein translates to MNKNEFLTILHAHLSVLPPEERNELMNDYETHFAFGLQNGKTETEIVQELGDPEELAKEAIGERRIPQEQVYWFPPGQQQPQPASPPAAIKSRGSFATVMVYIGLFFLNLIVIPSLISLWGFGVSFVLIAFSGFLSPIALLFDYFLHGVFFPAKGFAVIVLIGIGILFTIISRYTIKGLLEISSRYLAWNIRAIQGGEKR, encoded by the coding sequence ATGAACAAGAACGAATTTCTAACGATTCTACATGCTCATTTGTCAGTTCTGCCACCGGAGGAACGCAATGAACTGATGAATGATTATGAGACACACTTTGCCTTCGGACTACAAAATGGTAAGACGGAAACCGAGATCGTCCAAGAGCTTGGCGATCCCGAAGAGCTTGCCAAGGAAGCCATCGGCGAACGCCGCATTCCCCAAGAGCAGGTATATTGGTTCCCTCCTGGGCAACAACAACCGCAGCCCGCTTCTCCTCCGGCAGCCATCAAATCCCGTGGATCCTTCGCTACGGTTATGGTATACATTGGACTCTTCTTTTTGAATCTGATCGTCATTCCGTCCCTGATCTCTCTGTGGGGCTTCGGCGTTAGCTTCGTTCTGATAGCTTTCTCAGGATTCCTTAGTCCAATTGCACTTCTGTTTGATTATTTTCTACATGGTGTATTCTTTCCAGCCAAAGGGTTTGCCGTCATTGTCCTTATTGGTATAGGCATTCTATTCACCATCATTTCCCGCTATACCATTAAAGGATTATTGGAAATTAGCAGCAGATACCTTGCCTGGAATATAAGGGCGATCCAAGGAGGAGAAAAGAGATGA
- a CDS encoding FAD-dependent oxidoreductase: MNNTPHPGSLPKFPESMWSHTSPRPSFPPLNEDIQCDVAIVGGGITGIMTAYVLLEAGLKVAIIDAGQILQSTTCFTTAKITSQHGMIYNSLLSHFGKKAARLYYEANEEAIRFIFDTIQKHNIECELQRDDAYLYADSEDQLSQLRQEWEAYRQLDLPGEWVDELPLQVESKGAIVLRDQARFHPLLFLSSLTNYIVEKGGRFYENTTLEDYAEEQDDGNIILKTANKHKVTCEYAISASHFPFFDGGGLYFTRLHAERSYVVAIKPQKSYPGGMYINCGEPKRSVRSATLNGSEVLLVGGESHRTGKNDCTIERYEKLEQFARDTFGVEQIPYRWSTQDLITIDEVPYIGNVTSRHPRIYVATGFAKWGMTTSAVSALLITDLITGKENRYTELFTPSRFKVDPSLKNLTVQNAEVAKELISGKIEAVHLKVEDLRADQGAVVKHLGKRAGAYKDSTGVVHLVDTTCSHMGCELHWNEAERSWDCPCHGSRFNYQGSVIEGPATEDLTRLNPHYGEEK; encoded by the coding sequence ATGAATAACACACCTCATCCTGGATCACTGCCCAAGTTCCCCGAATCGATGTGGAGCCACACCTCTCCCCGCCCTTCATTCCCTCCCCTGAATGAAGACATACAGTGTGATGTGGCCATTGTCGGAGGCGGTATCACCGGGATTATGACCGCCTATGTATTGCTTGAAGCTGGGCTGAAGGTCGCAATTATCGATGCTGGCCAAATCCTGCAAAGTACGACCTGCTTTACGACAGCCAAAATCACTTCGCAGCACGGCATGATATACAACAGCCTGCTAAGTCATTTCGGAAAGAAAGCGGCGCGCCTCTATTATGAGGCCAACGAAGAAGCAATCCGCTTCATCTTCGATACGATTCAGAAGCATAATATCGAGTGCGAACTCCAACGTGACGACGCCTATTTATATGCTGACTCCGAGGATCAGCTTAGTCAGTTGAGACAAGAGTGGGAAGCTTACCGCCAGCTTGATCTGCCGGGCGAATGGGTTGACGAACTGCCGCTACAAGTTGAATCGAAGGGTGCCATCGTCTTGCGTGATCAAGCCCGGTTCCATCCGCTTCTATTTTTGTCTTCCCTCACCAACTATATTGTAGAGAAGGGCGGACGCTTCTACGAGAATACAACCCTTGAAGACTATGCCGAAGAACAGGATGATGGCAACATTATTCTCAAGACCGCAAACAAACACAAAGTTACTTGCGAGTATGCTATCTCAGCCTCCCACTTTCCCTTCTTCGACGGGGGCGGTCTCTACTTCACTAGGCTCCATGCTGAGCGCTCCTATGTTGTCGCCATCAAGCCACAGAAATCCTATCCTGGCGGCATGTATATCAATTGCGGCGAACCGAAGCGTTCTGTAAGATCTGCTACGCTGAACGGAAGCGAAGTCCTTCTAGTTGGGGGTGAATCCCATAGGACCGGGAAGAATGATTGCACGATCGAGCGGTATGAGAAACTGGAGCAATTCGCCAGGGATACCTTTGGGGTAGAACAGATTCCATATCGTTGGTCAACCCAGGACTTGATCACGATCGATGAGGTACCCTATATCGGCAACGTGACCTCCAGACATCCTAGAATCTATGTAGCTACAGGCTTCGCCAAATGGGGAATGACAACCTCTGCTGTGTCGGCGTTACTGATAACCGATTTGATTACCGGAAAAGAGAACCGATATACAGAGTTATTCACCCCCTCCAGATTCAAGGTTGACCCGAGTCTTAAGAACCTAACTGTTCAAAACGCAGAGGTAGCCAAGGAATTGATCAGCGGCAAAATAGAGGCCGTCCATCTGAAGGTCGAGGATCTGAGGGCAGATCAAGGGGCCGTCGTCAAGCACCTTGGCAAGAGGGCCGGCGCCTATAAGGATTCTACTGGTGTCGTTCATTTAGTGGACACCACTTGTAGTCATATGGGCTGCGAGTTGCACTGGAATGAAGCCGAGCGGTCTTGGGATTGCCCCTGCCATGGATCCAGATTCAATTATCAGGGTAGCGTTATTGAGGGTCCGGCCACAGAAGATTTGACCCGGTTGAATCCACATTATGGCGAAGAGAAGTAA